In a genomic window of Nocardiopsis mwathae:
- a CDS encoding IclR family transcriptional regulator, whose translation MAGRIQSIERAAAILRLLAGGARGLSLAEISRTLELPKGTVLGLLRTLQHVGFVEQDSETGHYQLGGGVLRLGTRYLDGNELRTRALNWADSLAGRSGESVRIGTLHEAQVLVVHHVFRPDDTRQTLDVGSLLPLHATALGKVLMAFDPLAAPTDPADEELKSFTNHTITEVPALLAELEEIRHQGWAAEMEELVEGEVAIAAPIRDRRGMTVGAIGLSGAVERLRDDRGVVMEQVSYVRDAARSISRDLGAHPW comes from the coding sequence ATGGCTGGCAGGATCCAATCGATCGAGCGCGCCGCCGCCATCCTCCGGCTGCTGGCCGGCGGTGCCCGCGGGCTGAGCCTCGCGGAGATCTCCCGAACACTGGAGCTGCCCAAGGGCACCGTCCTGGGTCTGCTGCGCACCCTGCAACACGTGGGGTTCGTGGAGCAGGACAGCGAGACCGGCCACTACCAGCTGGGCGGCGGAGTGCTGCGGTTGGGCACCCGCTATCTCGACGGCAACGAGCTGCGCACCCGCGCGCTGAACTGGGCCGACTCCCTGGCCGGGCGCAGTGGCGAGAGCGTGCGCATCGGCACCCTGCACGAGGCCCAGGTCCTGGTGGTGCACCACGTGTTCCGCCCGGACGACACCCGGCAGACGCTGGACGTCGGCTCCCTCCTCCCTCTGCACGCGACGGCACTGGGCAAGGTGCTGATGGCGTTCGACCCCCTCGCGGCCCCGACGGACCCCGCCGACGAGGAGCTCAAGAGCTTCACAAATCACACCATCACCGAAGTCCCGGCACTCCTGGCCGAGCTGGAGGAGATCCGACACCAGGGCTGGGCTGCGGAGATGGAGGAGTTGGTCGAGGGCGAGGTCGCCATCGCCGCGCCCATCCGCGACCGGCGGGGCATGACCGTGGGCGCGATCGGGCTCTCCGGAGCCGTGGAACGGCTCCGCGACGACCGCGGAGTGGTCATGGAGCAGGTGTCCTACGTGCGCGACGCGGCCCGCTCCATATCGCGTGACCTGGGAGCTCATCCCTGGTAG
- a CDS encoding OmpA family protein, translating into MSRSAEARVRLVAAASALLVLGLPATARADAPEGPDENWAEVKGGEVAEAPIIGLSPPVVDIDGPIDGLTFATEGADGSLTDAESDEERVVTLAADVLFEFDRADISDDAGDALREAAEILRSEADGKTVDIDGYTDAKGADSHNKPLSEDRAKAVEKELSGLLGDDVDVTFSVTGHGSADPVAPNEIDGEDNPEGREMNRRVEISFAR; encoded by the coding sequence ATGTCCCGCTCAGCTGAGGCCCGCGTGCGGCTCGTGGCGGCGGCATCGGCCCTGCTGGTGCTGGGGCTTCCGGCGACCGCGCGGGCGGACGCCCCTGAGGGCCCGGACGAGAACTGGGCCGAGGTCAAGGGCGGTGAGGTCGCCGAGGCGCCCATCATCGGGCTCAGCCCGCCCGTCGTGGATATCGACGGCCCGATCGACGGGCTCACCTTCGCGACCGAGGGGGCCGACGGTTCGCTCACCGACGCGGAGAGCGACGAGGAGCGCGTGGTGACGCTCGCCGCCGACGTCCTCTTCGAGTTCGACCGGGCCGACATCAGCGACGACGCCGGGGACGCCCTGCGCGAGGCGGCCGAGATCCTGCGCAGCGAGGCCGACGGCAAGACCGTGGACATCGACGGCTACACCGACGCCAAGGGCGCCGACTCGCACAACAAGCCCCTGTCCGAGGACCGGGCGAAGGCCGTGGAGAAGGAGCTGTCCGGCCTGCTCGGCGACGACGTCGACGTCACGTTCTCGGTCACCGGGCACGGTTCGGCCGACCCGGTCGCGCCCAACGAGATCGACGGCGAGGACAACCCCGAGGGCCGGGAGATGAACCGGCGCGTGGAGATCAGCTTCGCGCGCTGA
- a CDS encoding 1,4-dihydroxy-2-naphthoate polyprenyltransferase has product MATLSQWVAGARPRTLPSSIVPVAVGTGVAVGIGAPVWWKALLAMVVSLALQIGVNYANDYSDGVRGTDTEERVGPLRLTAARLAPPEQVFTAAWACFALAGVAGLVLVATSSWWLLLIGAVAIVAAWYYTGGKNPYGYRGLGEVSVFVFFGLVAVAGTAFVQLGYVPWQAWVAAVPVGLLSCAVLVINNLRDIPTDSRTGKITLAVRLGDTRTRRLYLACVAGAFVIALAAFPASRWVALVLLAIPLAVPPLRRVLSGQTGSDLVLGLGETGKLQLVFGLLLTIGLSLGALG; this is encoded by the coding sequence GTGGCCACGCTGAGCCAGTGGGTCGCGGGGGCGCGCCCGCGCACCCTGCCGAGTTCGATCGTCCCGGTCGCCGTCGGGACCGGCGTGGCCGTGGGAATCGGCGCACCCGTGTGGTGGAAGGCCCTGCTGGCGATGGTGGTGTCCCTGGCGCTGCAGATCGGCGTCAACTACGCCAACGACTACAGCGACGGCGTGCGCGGCACCGACACCGAGGAGCGGGTCGGCCCGCTCCGGCTGACCGCCGCCCGGCTGGCACCGCCCGAGCAGGTGTTCACCGCGGCGTGGGCGTGCTTCGCTCTGGCCGGGGTGGCCGGGCTGGTCCTGGTGGCGACGTCGTCCTGGTGGCTGCTGCTGATCGGGGCGGTGGCGATCGTGGCCGCCTGGTACTACACGGGCGGCAAGAACCCGTACGGCTACCGGGGCCTGGGCGAGGTGTCGGTCTTCGTCTTCTTCGGCCTGGTGGCGGTGGCGGGAACGGCCTTCGTCCAGCTGGGGTACGTGCCGTGGCAGGCGTGGGTGGCCGCCGTCCCGGTGGGCCTGCTGTCGTGCGCGGTCCTGGTGATCAACAACCTGCGCGACATCCCCACCGACTCCCGGACCGGCAAGATCACCCTGGCCGTGCGCCTCGGCGACACCCGGACCCGGAGGCTCTACCTGGCGTGCGTGGCCGGCGCCTTCGTGATCGCCCTGGCCGCCTTCCCGGCCAGCCGGTGGGTGGCACTGGTCCTCCTCGCGATCCCGCTCGCGGTACCGCCGCTGCGCCGGGTCCTGAGCGGCCAGACCGGCTCCGACCTGGTCCTCGGCCTGGGCGAGACCGGCAAGCTCCAGCTGGTCTTCGGCCTGCTCCTCACCATCGGCCTGTCCCTGGGCGCGCTCGGCTGA
- a CDS encoding GNAT family N-acetyltransferase, producing MSEQRFVRSARAEDIDRVVAVQVAAWRSMYGEKLPGPVLDELTGEEAGARFREQWLAAVQSPPTSRHRLLVATDAREVVGFASIGPSEDPDLWPGTDAEIYALHVHPDHLRRGHGSRLVNAAVDHLVDDRFHRVVIWTLEADNRLRAFAEASGWRPDGARRELEMAGATVPMIRLHAAIGE from the coding sequence ATGAGCGAACAGAGATTCGTCCGATCCGCCCGCGCGGAGGACATCGACCGCGTCGTGGCCGTCCAGGTCGCGGCATGGCGGTCGATGTACGGGGAGAAACTGCCCGGCCCCGTGCTCGACGAGCTCACCGGTGAGGAGGCGGGAGCGCGGTTCCGCGAGCAGTGGCTGGCGGCGGTGCAGAGCCCGCCGACGTCCCGGCACCGGCTGCTGGTCGCCACCGACGCGCGCGAGGTCGTGGGGTTCGCCTCCATCGGGCCGTCCGAGGACCCCGACCTGTGGCCCGGCACCGACGCCGAGATCTACGCCCTGCACGTCCACCCGGACCACCTGCGGCGCGGGCACGGCAGCCGCCTGGTCAACGCCGCCGTCGACCACCTCGTCGACGACCGGTTCCACCGCGTGGTCATCTGGACGCTGGAGGCCGACAACCGGCTGCGCGCCTTCGCCGAGGCCTCGGGCTGGCGGCCCGACGGCGCCCGGCGGGAACTGGAGATGGCCGGTGCGACCGTGCCGATGATCCGGTTGCACGCCGCCATCGGCGAGTGA
- a CDS encoding phage holin family protein, protein MSIFIRILVNAIALWAAVFLIQGIDVAATDPAEQIVVYLAVGVIFGLVNAVIKPIVKTVGCAFYVLTLGLVALVVNALLLMLTEWVAGLFDLPFTIDGFWPAFWGAIVIAVVSWLLSVFLPDKD, encoded by the coding sequence GTGAGCATCTTCATCAGAATCCTCGTGAATGCGATCGCCCTGTGGGCGGCGGTGTTCCTGATCCAAGGGATCGACGTCGCAGCCACGGACCCCGCCGAGCAGATCGTCGTGTATCTGGCGGTCGGGGTGATCTTCGGTCTCGTCAACGCCGTCATCAAACCGATCGTGAAGACCGTGGGATGCGCCTTCTACGTCCTCACGCTCGGCCTGGTGGCCCTGGTCGTGAACGCCCTGCTGCTCATGCTCACGGAGTGGGTCGCGGGCCTGTTCGACCTGCCCTTCACCATCGACGGCTTCTGGCCCGCCTTCTGGGGCGCGATCGTCATCGCCGTGGTGAGCTGGCTGCTCAGCGTCTTCCTGCCGGACAAGGACTAA
- the dapA gene encoding 4-hydroxy-tetrahydrodipicolinate synthase — translation MAGSSQPNAPFGQMLTAMVTPMHENGDVDYDGAARLAAYLVDEQRNDGLIVSGTTGESPTTSDDEKDRLLRSVLEAVGDRATVVAGVGTNDTRHSVELAKAAERAGAHGLLTVTPYYNKPPQEGLIRHFTAIADAAELPVMLYDIPGRTGTPIASETLVRLAEHPRIVANKDAKDDIGASSWVMERTDLAYYCGSDMLNLPLLSVGACGFVSVVGHIVGADLHDMIDAYESGDVAMALAIHRRLTPVYTGIFRTQGVITTKAVLNMFGLPGGTVRTPLADASGELQALLREDLAAAGVKGPTGLAPHQAVPASVVGVERLTEGSA, via the coding sequence ATGGCAGGCAGCTCTCAGCCGAACGCGCCCTTCGGCCAGATGTTGACCGCGATGGTCACTCCCATGCACGAGAACGGCGACGTCGACTACGACGGCGCCGCACGTCTCGCGGCCTATCTGGTCGATGAGCAGCGCAACGACGGCCTCATTGTCAGCGGTACCACTGGTGAGTCGCCCACGACGAGCGACGACGAGAAAGACCGGTTGCTGCGCTCCGTCCTGGAGGCCGTCGGCGACCGCGCCACCGTCGTCGCCGGTGTCGGCACCAACGACACCCGGCACAGCGTCGAACTCGCGAAGGCGGCCGAGCGCGCCGGCGCGCACGGGCTCCTGACCGTGACCCCCTACTACAACAAGCCTCCCCAGGAGGGGTTGATCCGGCACTTCACGGCGATCGCCGACGCCGCCGAACTGCCGGTCATGCTGTACGACATCCCCGGACGTACCGGGACACCCATCGCGTCGGAGACGCTGGTGCGGCTGGCCGAACACCCGCGCATCGTCGCCAACAAGGACGCCAAGGACGACATCGGCGCCAGCTCCTGGGTCATGGAGCGCACCGACCTGGCCTACTACTGCGGCTCGGACATGCTCAACCTGCCGCTGCTGTCGGTGGGCGCGTGCGGGTTCGTCAGCGTCGTCGGCCACATCGTCGGCGCCGATCTGCACGACATGATCGACGCCTACGAGTCCGGCGACGTGGCGATGGCGCTGGCCATCCACCGCCGCCTCACACCCGTGTACACGGGGATCTTCCGCACCCAGGGCGTGATCACCACCAAGGCGGTGCTGAACATGTTCGGCCTGCCCGGCGGAACGGTGCGCACCCCGCTTGCGGACGCCTCGGGCGAGCTGCAGGCGCTGCTGCGTGAGGACTTGGCGGCCGCGGGCGTGAAGGGGCCGACCGGCCTCGCGCCGCACCAGGCCGTCCCGGCCAGCGTGGTGGGAGTGGAACGCTTGACGGAAGGATCCGCATGA
- a CDS encoding ribonuclease J, whose protein sequence is MSHPHPELGPPPPLAKDALRVVALGGLGEIGRNMTVFEYNGKLLIVDCGVLFPEEEQPGVDLILPDFDYIRDRLDDIEALVLTHGHEDHIGAVPFLLRERADIPLVGSRLTLALLSAKLGEHRIKPTTVQVEEGERRSFGEFDLEFLSVNHSIPDSLAVAIRTPAGLLLHTGDFKMDQLPLDGRLTDLAGFARLGDEGVDLLLADSTNAEVPGFVTSERDIAPAIDEVFAQSNQRIIVACFASHIHRVQQVLDSAKAHGRKVAFVGRSMVRNMNIARDLGYLTIPGDLLVDVKQLDDLPPGEAVLVSTGSQGEPMSALTRMANRDHQIRIEEGDTVLLASSLIPGNENSVNRVINGLIRWGAKVVHKGNALVHVSGHASAGELMYVHNMVRPRNFMPVHGEWRHMRAHAKIAALAGLDEDRICIAEDGVVVDLHRGRARITGAVPARYVYVDGSSVGDVTESALKDRRILGEEGFISVVVAVDTASGKIVGEPEIHTRGAGIDPDAYDEIVPKLQDSLERAAADGIADPVQLRQLVRRGIGRWVNENYRRRPMIVPVIVEV, encoded by the coding sequence ATGAGTCACCCGCACCCCGAGCTCGGCCCTCCGCCGCCGCTCGCCAAGGACGCGCTGAGGGTCGTCGCCCTCGGTGGTCTGGGCGAGATCGGCCGGAACATGACGGTCTTCGAATACAACGGCAAGCTGTTGATCGTGGACTGCGGTGTGCTCTTCCCCGAGGAGGAGCAGCCCGGTGTCGACCTCATCCTGCCGGACTTCGACTACATCCGTGACCGGCTGGACGACATCGAGGCCCTGGTCCTCACCCACGGACACGAGGACCACATCGGCGCCGTGCCGTTCCTGCTCCGCGAACGGGCCGACATCCCGCTCGTAGGTTCGCGGCTGACCCTCGCCCTGCTCTCGGCCAAGCTCGGCGAACACCGCATCAAGCCGACGACCGTGCAGGTGGAGGAGGGCGAGCGGCGCTCGTTCGGCGAATTCGACCTGGAGTTCCTCTCGGTCAACCACTCCATCCCCGACTCGCTGGCGGTGGCCATCCGCACGCCGGCCGGCCTGCTGCTGCACACCGGCGACTTCAAGATGGACCAGCTGCCGCTGGACGGCCGCCTCACCGACCTGGCCGGGTTCGCCCGGCTCGGTGACGAGGGCGTCGACCTGCTGCTGGCCGACTCCACCAACGCCGAGGTGCCGGGCTTCGTCACCAGCGAGCGCGACATCGCGCCCGCCATCGACGAGGTCTTCGCCCAGTCCAACCAGCGCATCATCGTGGCCTGCTTCGCCTCGCACATCCACCGCGTGCAGCAGGTGCTGGACTCCGCCAAGGCGCACGGCCGCAAGGTCGCCTTCGTCGGCCGCTCCATGGTCCGCAACATGAACATCGCGCGCGACCTGGGGTACCTGACCATCCCCGGAGACCTGCTGGTCGACGTCAAGCAGCTCGACGACCTGCCGCCGGGCGAGGCCGTGCTGGTCTCCACGGGCTCGCAGGGCGAGCCGATGTCGGCGCTGACCCGGATGGCCAACCGGGACCACCAGATCCGCATCGAGGAGGGCGACACCGTGCTGCTCGCCTCCTCACTCATCCCGGGCAACGAGAACTCGGTGAACCGGGTGATCAACGGCCTGATCCGGTGGGGTGCCAAGGTCGTGCACAAGGGCAACGCGCTCGTGCACGTCTCCGGGCACGCCTCGGCCGGCGAGCTGATGTACGTGCACAACATGGTGCGGCCGCGCAACTTCATGCCGGTGCACGGCGAGTGGCGGCACATGCGGGCGCACGCCAAGATCGCCGCGCTGGCCGGGCTGGACGAGGACCGCATCTGCATCGCCGAGGACGGCGTCGTCGTGGACCTGCACCGGGGCCGGGCGCGCATCACCGGCGCGGTTCCCGCGCGCTACGTCTACGTCGACGGCAGCTCGGTGGGCGATGTCACCGAGTCGGCGCTCAAGGACCGCAGGATCCTCGGTGAGGAGGGCTTCATCTCCGTCGTCGTCGCGGTCGACACCGCCTCGGGCAAGATCGTCGGCGAGCCGGAGATCCACACCCGCGGCGCCGGTATCGACCCCGACGCCTACGACGAGATCGTCCCCAAGCTCCAGGACTCCCTGGAGCGCGCGGCGGCCGACGGCATCGCCGACCCGGTCCAGCTGCGCCAGCTCGTGCGCCGCGGCATCGGCCGGTGGGTGAACGAGAACTACCGCCGCCGCCCCATGATCGTCCCGGTCATCGTCGAGGTCTGA
- a CDS encoding DNA translocase FtsK, with amino-acid sequence MATRSPKSSQRSGGGAARSGGSGRKKAPARRTSGSSTSRTRKSARKTPTPQGPIEMFFVWMGQALMFIWRMLAHTVGGIARAVGRSARDLDPDLRRDGMGMVLLALGLLIAAAVWWDTDGPLPEATRTVVVGAFGAFSPVLPLLFIPFAWRLMRTPGTDRSETEVGRLLIGYSALMLGLLGLIHIAHGIPWPADGADKVRAAGGIIGFAASGPLSHLITPWITAVLLCMVFAFGLLVVTATPVHRIPQRLAGLLGPMMERDGGPDAGLGVLDPQGKPKRKRKPRPEPDPEEPVTVAGDNERPYDTPVVAAAADEPPAKRTKARAAAPPDPTPAPEAAEQLSIPSRVVDGDYELPAPQMLKPGTPPKPRTKANDTVVAALDGVMRQFNIDAEVTGFTRGPTVTRYEIELGPAVKVEKVTALTKNISLAVKSAEVRIQSPIPGKSAIGVEIPNTDKDIVSLGDIMRSAAATSDDHPMLVGLGKDIEGANVVANLAKMPHVLVAGATGAGKSTCINGLITSIMMRATPDEVRLILVDPKRVELTMYEGIPHLITPIITSPKKAADALQWVVGEMDRRYDDLAASGFRHIDDFNAAVRTGELTAPPGSEHTYEPYPYLLVIVDELADLMMVAPRDVEDSVVRITQLARAAGIHLVLATQRPSVDVVTGLIKANVPSRLAFATSSLSDSRVILDQPGAEKLVGKGDALFLPMGAGKPIRLQNAWVSEKEIRAIVEHCKKQAEPSYREDVGAAEAKKKEIDEEIGEDLDLLLQAVELVVTTQFGSTSMLQRKLRVGFAKAGRLMDLMESRDVVGPSEGSKARDVLVTPDELPGVLATIRGG; translated from the coding sequence ATGGCCACCCGATCGCCCAAGTCCTCCCAGCGTTCCGGTGGTGGAGCGGCCCGTAGCGGCGGTTCGGGCCGGAAGAAGGCCCCGGCCCGCCGGACCTCCGGATCGTCCACGTCGCGCACCCGCAAGTCGGCCCGGAAGACCCCGACCCCGCAGGGGCCCATCGAGATGTTCTTCGTCTGGATGGGGCAGGCCCTGATGTTCATCTGGCGCATGCTCGCGCACACCGTCGGCGGCATCGCCCGCGCCGTCGGGCGCAGCGCCCGCGACCTCGACCCCGACCTGCGCCGCGACGGCATGGGCATGGTGCTGCTCGCCCTGGGCCTGCTCATCGCCGCCGCCGTGTGGTGGGACACCGACGGCCCGCTGCCCGAGGCCACCCGCACCGTCGTCGTCGGCGCGTTCGGCGCCTTCTCCCCTGTGCTGCCCCTGCTGTTCATCCCGTTCGCGTGGCGGCTCATGCGCACGCCCGGCACCGACCGCAGCGAAACCGAGGTGGGCCGGCTCCTGATCGGCTACTCGGCGCTGATGCTGGGGCTGCTCGGGCTCATCCACATCGCGCACGGCATCCCCTGGCCGGCGGACGGAGCCGACAAGGTGCGGGCCGCCGGCGGCATCATCGGCTTCGCCGCCTCGGGGCCGCTGAGCCACCTCATCACGCCGTGGATCACCGCGGTGCTGCTGTGCATGGTCTTCGCGTTCGGCCTGCTCGTCGTCACCGCGACCCCGGTCCACCGCATCCCGCAGCGCCTTGCCGGGCTGCTCGGGCCGATGATGGAGCGCGACGGCGGGCCCGACGCCGGGCTCGGTGTGCTCGATCCGCAGGGCAAGCCCAAGCGCAAGCGCAAGCCGCGGCCCGAACCGGACCCCGAGGAACCGGTGACCGTCGCCGGCGACAACGAGCGCCCCTACGACACCCCCGTCGTCGCCGCGGCCGCCGACGAGCCGCCGGCCAAGCGGACCAAGGCCCGGGCGGCCGCGCCGCCCGACCCCACGCCCGCGCCGGAGGCCGCCGAGCAGCTGTCGATCCCCTCGCGGGTCGTCGACGGCGACTACGAGCTCCCCGCGCCCCAGATGCTCAAGCCGGGAACCCCGCCCAAGCCGCGCACCAAGGCCAACGACACCGTGGTCGCGGCGCTCGACGGCGTCATGCGGCAGTTCAACATCGACGCCGAGGTCACCGGCTTCACCCGCGGGCCGACGGTCACCCGCTACGAGATCGAGCTCGGACCGGCCGTCAAGGTCGAGAAGGTCACCGCGCTCACCAAGAACATCTCGCTGGCGGTGAAGAGCGCCGAGGTGCGCATCCAGTCGCCGATCCCCGGGAAGTCGGCGATCGGTGTGGAGATCCCCAACACCGACAAGGACATCGTCAGCCTCGGTGACATCATGCGCTCGGCGGCGGCGACCTCCGACGACCACCCCATGCTCGTGGGCCTGGGCAAGGACATCGAGGGCGCCAACGTCGTGGCCAACCTGGCCAAGATGCCGCACGTGCTGGTCGCCGGCGCCACCGGCGCGGGCAAGTCGACCTGCATCAACGGCCTGATCACCTCGATCATGATGCGCGCCACCCCCGACGAGGTCCGGCTCATCCTGGTGGACCCCAAGCGGGTCGAGCTCACCATGTACGAGGGCATCCCGCACCTCATCACGCCGATCATCACCAGTCCGAAGAAGGCCGCCGACGCGCTGCAGTGGGTGGTCGGGGAGATGGACCGGCGCTACGACGACCTCGCGGCCTCCGGGTTCCGGCACATCGACGACTTCAACGCCGCCGTGCGTACCGGGGAGCTCACCGCCCCGCCGGGGAGCGAGCACACCTATGAGCCCTACCCCTACCTGCTCGTCATCGTCGACGAGCTGGCCGACCTGATGATGGTGGCGCCGCGCGACGTCGAGGACTCGGTCGTGCGCATCACCCAGCTCGCCCGTGCGGCCGGGATCCACCTGGTGCTGGCCACCCAGCGGCCCAGCGTCGACGTCGTCACCGGCCTGATCAAGGCGAACGTGCCCTCGCGGCTGGCGTTCGCGACCTCCAGCCTCAGCGACAGCCGGGTCATCCTCGACCAGCCCGGCGCGGAGAAGCTGGTCGGCAAGGGCGACGCCCTGTTCTTGCCGATGGGTGCGGGCAAGCCCATCCGGCTGCAGAACGCCTGGGTCTCGGAGAAGGAGATCCGGGCGATCGTCGAGCACTGCAAGAAGCAGGCCGAACCCAGCTACCGGGAGGACGTGGGCGCCGCAGAGGCCAAGAAGAAGGAGATCGACGAGGAGATCGGTGAGGACCTCGACCTGCTGCTGCAGGCCGTCGAACTCGTGGTGACCACCCAGTTCGGCTCCACCTCCATGCTCCAGCGCAAGCTGCGCGTCGGGTTCGCCAAGGCCGGGCGCCTGATGGACCTGATGGAGAGCCGCGACGTCGTCGGGCCGAGCGAGGGGTCCAAGGCGCGCGACGTCCTGGTCACACCCGACGAGCTGCCCGGTGTCCTCGCGACGATCCGCGGCGGCTGA
- a CDS encoding helix-turn-helix domain-containing protein, which produces MTTIGRTLAAARERAGYSIDDLSSRTCIRATVLAAMERDEFGPCGGDFYARGHIRAVCREFGIDHARLVDDYDREYATHEEAALLPAEPVSGGEQDTASRAAAPRAAEVFGRWAEAVRAAKGMGEETSARLVRPRRAPEDPVSDRVEKEDVPENVRPVPPPPLPEEGDDERIERLAAARTRIVAAFTSLAHRYWSAVVTVALAAAAVISAVHAWPGADGDDGFLRTATSDVAQTRADKAERAAESRRQGEVPMTGQISERELPDEVEIRVHARSSSWVRVIDGDRKHRFTGVMRAGETKEWTHPEKLYLHMGNAGGVELEVNGEKHGAVGVDGEVTRLTIDREYAAQAGDGSDG; this is translated from the coding sequence ATGACCACGATCGGCCGGACTCTGGCCGCTGCCCGCGAACGGGCCGGCTACTCGATCGACGACCTCAGTTCCCGGACCTGCATCAGAGCAACGGTTCTGGCCGCGATGGAGCGGGACGAATTCGGCCCCTGCGGCGGGGACTTCTACGCGCGCGGCCACATCCGAGCGGTGTGCCGCGAATTCGGTATCGACCACGCCCGGCTGGTCGACGACTACGACCGGGAGTACGCCACCCACGAGGAGGCCGCCCTCCTTCCGGCCGAGCCGGTTTCCGGCGGCGAGCAGGACACCGCCTCGCGCGCGGCCGCACCCCGCGCGGCCGAGGTGTTCGGGCGCTGGGCGGAGGCGGTGCGGGCCGCCAAGGGGATGGGCGAGGAGACCAGCGCCCGCCTGGTGCGGCCCCGGCGCGCACCCGAGGACCCGGTCTCCGACCGGGTCGAGAAGGAGGACGTCCCGGAGAACGTCCGGCCCGTCCCGCCGCCCCCGTTGCCGGAGGAGGGGGACGATGAGCGCATCGAGCGCCTGGCGGCGGCGCGCACCCGCATCGTCGCCGCGTTCACCTCGCTGGCGCACCGCTACTGGTCGGCCGTGGTGACCGTGGCGCTGGCAGCGGCCGCGGTCATCTCGGCGGTCCACGCGTGGCCCGGCGCCGACGGGGACGACGGCTTCCTGCGCACCGCCACCTCCGACGTCGCCCAGACCAGGGCGGATAAGGCCGAACGCGCCGCGGAGAGCCGCCGTCAGGGCGAGGTGCCGATGACCGGGCAGATCAGCGAGCGCGAGCTGCCCGACGAGGTCGAGATCCGGGTGCACGCCCGGTCGAGCAGCTGGGTGCGGGTCATCGACGGGGACCGCAAGCACCGGTTCACCGGCGTCATGCGCGCCGGTGAGACCAAGGAGTGGACCCACCCCGAGAAGCTGTACCTGCACATGGGCAACGCCGGGGGCGTCGAACTGGAGGTCAACGGTGAGAAGCACGGAGCGGTCGGGGTCGACGGCGAGGTGACCCGGCTCACCATCGACCGGGAGTACGCCGCACAGGCCGGGGACGGTTCCGACGGCTGA